The Tripterygium wilfordii isolate XIE 37 chromosome 17, ASM1340144v1, whole genome shotgun sequence genome has a window encoding:
- the LOC119982826 gene encoding auxin-responsive protein SAUR36-like produces the protein MRKIRGLKIGKRLARLTGWIFRRTRIRPGYNQLSSPKQACCRPKPISKLINWGRRLTKGARSLCSVKPGSGFAPLGYDPIEKLATVPKGHLAVYVGQKDGDFHRVLVPVMYFNHPLFCELLREAEEEYGFNHQGGITIPCPFSDFERVKTRIASGSAGSRSMTWKRHYSRLFE, from the coding sequence ATGAGAAAGATTCGGGGCTTGAAGATTGGAAAACGGTTGGCCCGACTAACTGGATGGATTTTTCGGAGAACTCGAATACGACCCGGGTACAACCAGCTGAGCAGTCCAAAACAGGCGTGTTGCAGGCCCAAGCCCATCTCGAAGCTGATCAATTGGGGTCGCCGTTTGACGAAAGGAGCTAGGTCTCTATGTTCTGTTAAACCCGGGTCGGGTTTTGCACCCTTGGGTTACGACCCGATAGAGAAGCTGGCCACGGTGCCAAAGGGGCACTTGGCGGTGTACGTGGGCCAAAAAGACGGTGACTTTCACAGAGTTCTGGTGCCCGTGATGTACTTTAACCATCCTCTGTTCTGCGAGCTCTTGAGAGAAGCAGAGGAGGAGTACGGGTTCAACCACCAAGGAGGGATCACGATTCCTTGCCCATTCTCGGATTTCGAGCGGGTCAAGACCCGGATAGCATCCGGGTCGGCTGGTAGCCGGTCGATGACGTGGAAGCGCCACTATTCGAGGTTGTTCGAGTGA
- the LOC119983180 gene encoding uncharacterized protein LOC119983180 — MVKTRANRHRLTQIEDYTSSDNEVSSEDIEEEFLPEDSSSEDDEEVIAAREKIKVYRRGWRGVALLNDSDNEQDAGDNQGETLGRNDEDSGANEGVVGGENDDVEGDESDREQSSYIDSSDPGSYIDSTNEDPEVRDDAVRRKSRFPLFKKQKGIPIFELSMLFDSNDEFKDAVNSYAILTRHDIRFTKNEPNRCRAKCKGSSDCPWIIFASYNRDIGSFQVKTYINDHSCEQKRGLKRLTSKFLYNKFYGFITAHFDIKLRYLKAFVEQSLSLDVKMQQCKRLKKSVLADMAGDCIKEYAKLRDYAEELIVSNPGTTVDILTDRQNEGDPALFKAFYCCFKSCKQGILNGCRPVLGVDGCFLKGLVKGELLTTIGRDGNNQMFPVAWAVVLVENTDTWTWFLNLLRHDLGTAEGEGWTIISDRQKGLVSAVADTWSKAEHRFCCRHLYANWCKTHPGRHLKKLFWTLAKSTNKVEFEERYKQIEKVNPVAAKDLKLVDPKYWCKAFFSPLPRCDNCDNNLCEAFNGTILEARTKSIISMLEDIRRGVMRRIRDKRVGVSSWKHDYGPLIHKKLQENVKESHIWVAEWNGGGSYEVKCGRRQFVVRLRDGVCTCGAWELSGIPYAHAIRAIHDSGEKPEDYLNLWYKTTTYLRAYQLPMEPIRGENMWPKSVQDQVLPPKLRKMPGRPKKKRRKESHEIVLKTKLTREGRIMTCHVCKGKGHNARNKECPGKRGSSTQGISGVTISGIRSDRTGNSQASQNTIVTIQGGQDQSSNPMSLAATSTYVSPFHKDCRPKSKPRKRTMLTGIGLYINPDTGRSILNPGTSMARVIDRGSQNNKKKTNTSRDAGSMGLN, encoded by the exons ATGGTGAAGACTAGAGCTAATCGACATCGTCTAACCCAAATTGAG GACTATACCAGTTCTGATAATGAGGTTAGTAGTGAAGACATAGAAGAAGAGTTTCTGCCAGAGGACTCATCatctgaagatgatgaagaagttaTTGCTGCACGAGAAAAAATTAAGGTGTATAGGAGGGGTTGGAGAGGTGTTGCTTTGCTGAATGATAGTGACAATGAACAAGATGCTGGTGACAATCAGGGAGAAACTTTAGGTAGGAATGATGAAGATTCTGGTGCCAATGAGGGAGTTGTTGGaggtgaaaatgatgatgttgaAGGTGATGAGTCTGATAGGGAACAGAGTTCATACATTGATTCATCTGATCCTGGCAGCTACATTGATAGCACAAATGAGGACCCTGAAGTGAGGGATGATGCTGTTAGGAGAAAAAGCAGATTTCCTTTATTCAAAAAGCAAAAAGGTATACCTATATTTGAGTTGAGTATGTTGTTTGATAGTAATGATGAATTTAAAGATGCTGTTAACAGTTATGCAATACTGACTAGGCATGATATAAGGTTCACCAAGAATGAGCCTAATAGGTGTAGAGCTAAATGTAAGGGATCTTCTGACTGTCCATGGATAATATTTGCCTCGTACAATAGAGATATTGGTAGTTTTCAGGTGAAAACATACATCAATGACCACAGTTGTGAACAAAAAAGGGGGTTAAAGAGATTAACAtccaagtttttgtacaataaaTTCTATGGATTCATTACTGCCCATTTTGATATCAAGTTAAGGTATCTAAAGGCCTTTGTAGAACAAAGTTTATCATTAGATGTGAAAATGCAACAATGTAAAAGGTTGAAGAAGAGTGTGTTAGCTGACATGGCAGGAGATTGTATCAAAGAATATGCAAAGCTTAGGGATTATGCTGAAGAGCTAATTGTGTCTAACCCTGGTACTACTGTTGATATATTGACTGATAGGCAGAATGAGGGGGATCCTGCTTTATTCAAagctttttattgttgttttaaaAGTTGCAAACAGGGTATTCTAAATGGTTGTAGACCAGTATTGGGGGTGGATGGTTGTTTTCTGAAGGGGCTTGTAAAAGGTGAGCTTCTAACAACAATTGGTCGTGATGGAAATAACCAAATGTTCCCTGTGGCATGGGCTGTGGTTCTTGTTGAGAACACAGATACTTGGACATGGTTCTTGAACCTTTTGAGGCATGACTTGGGCACTGCTGAAGGAGAAGGTTGGACAATAATTAGTGACCGACAAAAG GGGTTGGTATCTGCAGTTGCTGACACATGGTCTAAGGCAGAGCACAGATTCTGTTGTAGACACCTTTATGCCAATTGGTGCAAGACACACCCTGGAAGGCATTTGAAGAAATTATTCTGGACACTTGCAAAATCTACAAACAAGGTTGAGTTTGAGGAGAGGTACAAACAGATTGAGAAAGTTAATCCAGTTGCTGCTAAAGATTTGAAGCTGGTTGATCCAAAATACTGGTGCAAGGCATTCTTCAGTCCTTTGCCTAGGTGTGACAATTGTGACAACAATCTGTGTGAGGCATTTAATGGCACAATATTGGAAGCAAGGACTAAATCAATCATATCTATGCTTGAAGACATTAGAAGGGGGGTTATGAGAAGAATTAGAGACAAGAGAGTAGGGGTGTCTTCATGGAAACATGATTATGGTCCACTGATTCATAAAAAGTTGCAGGAAAATGTGAAGGAGAGTCATATTTGGGTGGCTGAGTGGAATGGAGGTGGAAGTTATGAGGTTAAATGTGGGAGGAGGCAGTTTGTTGTGAGATTGAGGGATGGTGTGTGCACATGTGGGGCATGGGAACTATCTGGCATCCCATATGCTCATGCCATACGTGCCATACATGATAGTGGTGAGAAGCCTGAAGATTACTTAAATCTATGGTATAAGACAACAACATATCTGAGGGCATATCAACTTCCAATGGAGCCAATCCGAGGTGAAAATATGTGGCCTAAGAGTGTACAAGACCAAGTGCTTCCTCCAAAATTAAGAAAGATGCCAGGGAGaccaaagaagaagaggagaaaggaATCACATGAAATTGTCCTTAAAACAAAGTTGACAAGAGAAGGGAGGATTATGACTTGTCATGTGTGTAAAGGGAAAGGTCACAATGCTCGGAACAAAGAATGTCCAGGCAAGAGGGGATCCAGTACCCAAGGCATTAGTGGGGTTACTATCAGTGGCATAAGGAGTGATAGGACTGGAAATTCTCAAGCATCCCAAAATACCATTGTCACAATTCAAGGAGGTCAGGACCAGTCCAGCAATCCCATGTCATTAGCTGCCACATCCACATATGTTAGCCCTTTTCACAAAGATTGTAGACCTAAGAGCAAGCCAAGAAAGAGGACAATGCTAACCGGAATTGGGCTATACATCAATCCTGATACGGGTCGTTCGATACTGAAT CCTGGAACAAGCATGGCAAGGGTTATTGACCGTGGCagtcaaaacaacaaaaagaagacCAACACATCAAGAGATGCGGGATCAATGGGATTGAATTAG
- the LOC119983051 gene encoding plasmodesmata-located protein 8 isoform X1: MLRKLCELHSNFHKQVVCSICCLLFSLITNHDHILVKASIFIYAGCSQDKYTPNSPFEANINSFLSSIVSSSSLSIYNSFALGNGTSSPEDALYGLYQCRGDLQTTDCSKCIEGAVNQIGLVCPYSYGASLQLEGCYVRYEHVDFLGKLDTSLRYKKCGKSVNNDVEFFRRRDDVIADLQTGIGFKVSSSGLVEGFSQCLGDLSSSDCSNCLADAVGKLKNLCGSAAAANVFLAQCYARYWASGYYDSNSPDSSSDDDIGKTVAIIVGILAGLAVLIVLLSICRKSMGN, from the exons ATGTTGAGAAAACTTTGTGAACTGCATTCCAATTTTCACAAACAAGTAGTCTGTTCAATCTGCTGTCTCTTGTTTTCTCTCATCACCAACCATGACCACATCCTTGTCAAAGCTAGCATATTCATCTATGCAGGTTGTTCTCAAGATAAGTACACACCCAATTCACCATTTGAAGCCAACATCAACTCCTTCCTATCCTCAATTGTCAGCTCTTCTTCTCTATCCATTTACAACAGTTTTGCTCTCGGAAACGGAACCTCCTCACCGGAAGACGCCCTCTACGGGCTATACCAATGCAGGGGTGATTTGCAGACCACAGACTGCTCAAAATGCATTGAAGGTGCAGTTAATCAAATAGGCCTTGTTTGTCCGTACTCATATGGAGCTTCTTTGCAATTAGAGGGATGTTATGTCCGGTATGAGCATGTCGATTTCTTGGGGAAGCTTGACACTAGTTTGAGGTACAAGAAGTGCGGTAAGAGTGTGAACAATGATGTCGAGTTCTTTAGACGTAGGGACGATGTTATCGCTGACTTACAAACAGGAATTGGATTCAAAGTCAGTAGTTCGGGACTTGTTGAAGGTTTTTCCCAATGTTTGGGAGATTTAAGTTCAAGTGATTGTTCTAATTGCCTTGCTGATGCTGTTGGTAAGTTGAAAAACTTGTGTGgatctgctgctgctgctaatGTGTTCTTGGCTCAGTGTTACGCTCGTTATTGGGCGTCCGGCTACTATGATTCCAATTCTCCAG ATTCCTCAAGCGATGATGATATAGGAAAAACAGTAGCAATTATTGTTGGAATCCTAGCAGGTCTAGCCGTTCTAATCGTTCTACTCTCAATTTGTCGAAAATCAATGGGTAATTGA
- the LOC119982303 gene encoding pectinesterase 2 — MNSIHTNPKMAFDQVLVTLCLLLLLSTNVFGYNLKDVKSWCEKTPNPQPCEYFLTQQSHKYTKPINGESDFFKLSMQLALDRAMQAQTNTYSLGTKCRNEREKAAWNDCLELYQHTILKINETMDPNTKCTKIDAQTWLSTALTDLDTCRSGFVEFGVSDYVLPLMSNNVTKLISNTLAINNVSQGYEPSYKGGYPTWVNPGDRKLLQASSPASQANVVVAQDGSGNYKTITEAVAAASKRSGSGRYVIYVKQGTYKENVEIGSKLKNIMLVGDGIGKTIITGSKSVGGGTTTFKSATVAAVGDGFIARDITVRNTAGAQNHQAVALRSGSDLSVFYKCSFEGYQDTLYVHSNRQFYRECDIYGTVDFIFGNAAVVLQNCNIYCRNPPNKTNTVTAQGRTDPNQNTGISIHNCRVTAASDLKPVQSSVKTYLGRPWQEYSRTVFMKTFLDGLINPAGWMPWSGNFALDTLYYGEYMNTGAGSSTANRVNWKGYRVITSATEASKFTVGNFIAGNSWLPATNVPFTSGL, encoded by the exons ATGAACTCCATACACACAAACCCAAAAATGGCATTTGATCAAGTCCTTGTAAcactttgtcttcttcttctcctctccaCAAATGTTTTTGGGTACAATCTCAAAGATGTTAAATCATGGTGTGAGAAGACACCAAACCCACAACCATGTGAGTATTTCTTGACCCAGCAGAGCCATAAATACACCAAACCCATCAATGGTGAGTCTGATTTCTTCAAACTCTCCATGCAACTAGCCTTAGATCGAGCCATGCAAGCCCAAACCAACACGTACTCTCTAGGCACCAAGTGCCGAAATGAGCGCGAAAAGGCTGCATGGAATGATTGTCTTGAGCTCTACCAACACACAATCCTCAAGATCAATGAAACCATGGACCCAAACACCAAGTGCACCAAAATTGATGCACAAACATGGCTAAGTACGGCCTTAACCGACCTCGATACTTGTCGATCCGGGTTCGTTGAGTTCGGCGTATCCGATTATGTCCTGCCTTTGATGTCAAATAATGTGACCAAATTGATTAGCAATACTTTGGCTATAAACAATGTGTCACAAGGTTATGAACCTAGTTACAAAGGTGGGTACCCTACATGGGTGAATCCCGGCGACCGGAAATTGTTACAAGCTTCGTCACCGGCGTCTCAGGCCAACGTCGTGGTGGCGCAAGACGGGTCGGGCAATTACAAGACGATTACGGAAGCAGTAGCTGCGGCTTCAAAGAGATCGGGGTCCGGGAGGTATGTGATATATGTGAAGCAAGGGACCTACAAGGAAAATGTTGAGATTGGAAGCAAATTGAAGAATATTATGCTGGTTGGTGATGGTATTGGAAAAACTATCATCACCGGAAGCAAAAGTGTTGGAGGAGGCACAACAACTTTCAAGTCAGCCACAGTTG CTGCCGTTGGAGACGGGTTCATTGCTCGTGACATTACCGTCAGGAACACGGCTGGTGCACAGAACCACCAAGCAGTGGCTCTCCGGTCCGGCTCTGATCTCTCAGTCTTCTATAAATGCAGCTTCGAAGGCTACCAAGACACTCTTTACGTCCATTCTAATAGACAATTCTACAGGGAATGCGACATCTATGGCACTGTCGATTTCATATTTGGTAACGCAGCCGTTGTTTTGCAAAACTGCAACATTTATTGCCGAAACCCCCCGAACAAGACCAACACCGTAACAGCTCAAGGAAGAACTGACCCTAACCAGAACACTGGAATTTCAATCCACAATTGCAGAGTCACTGCTGCCTCGGACCTGAAACCGGTCCAAAGCTCAGTCAAAACCTATTTAGGGCGGCCATGGCAGGAGTATTCAAGGACTGTGTTCATGAAAACATTCCTCGATGGCTTGATAAACCCAGCTGGGTGGATGCCATGGAGTGGGAATTTTGCTCTTGATACTTTGTACTATGGAGAGTATATGAACACAGGAGCTGGTTCGTCCACAGCTAATAGAGTGAATTGGAAGGGGTATAGAGTAATTACAAGTGccacagaggcttcaaagtttaCTGTGGGGAATTTTATTGCTGGAAATTCTTGGTTGCCTGCCACCAATGTGCCGTTCACATCTggactttaa
- the LOC119983051 gene encoding plasmodesmata-located protein 8 isoform X2, which yields MLRKLCELHSNFHKQVVCSICCLLFSLITNHDHILVKASIFIYAGCSQDKYTPNSPFEANINSFLSSIVSSSSLSIYNSFALGNGTSSPEDALYGLYQCRGDLQTTDCSKCIEGAVNQIGLVCPYSYGASLQLEGCYVRYEHVDFLGKLDTSLRYKKCGKSVNNDVEFFRRRDDVIADLQTGIGFKVSSSGLVEGFSQCLGDLSSSDCSNCLADAVGKLKNLCGSAAAANVFLAQCYARYWASGYYDSNSPDSSSDDDIGKTVAIIVGILAGLAVLIVLLSICRKSMG from the exons ATGTTGAGAAAACTTTGTGAACTGCATTCCAATTTTCACAAACAAGTAGTCTGTTCAATCTGCTGTCTCTTGTTTTCTCTCATCACCAACCATGACCACATCCTTGTCAAAGCTAGCATATTCATCTATGCAGGTTGTTCTCAAGATAAGTACACACCCAATTCACCATTTGAAGCCAACATCAACTCCTTCCTATCCTCAATTGTCAGCTCTTCTTCTCTATCCATTTACAACAGTTTTGCTCTCGGAAACGGAACCTCCTCACCGGAAGACGCCCTCTACGGGCTATACCAATGCAGGGGTGATTTGCAGACCACAGACTGCTCAAAATGCATTGAAGGTGCAGTTAATCAAATAGGCCTTGTTTGTCCGTACTCATATGGAGCTTCTTTGCAATTAGAGGGATGTTATGTCCGGTATGAGCATGTCGATTTCTTGGGGAAGCTTGACACTAGTTTGAGGTACAAGAAGTGCGGTAAGAGTGTGAACAATGATGTCGAGTTCTTTAGACGTAGGGACGATGTTATCGCTGACTTACAAACAGGAATTGGATTCAAAGTCAGTAGTTCGGGACTTGTTGAAGGTTTTTCCCAATGTTTGGGAGATTTAAGTTCAAGTGATTGTTCTAATTGCCTTGCTGATGCTGTTGGTAAGTTGAAAAACTTGTGTGgatctgctgctgctgctaatGTGTTCTTGGCTCAGTGTTACGCTCGTTATTGGGCGTCCGGCTACTATGATTCCAATTCTCCAG ATTCCTCAAGCGATGATGATATAGGAAAAACAGTAGCAATTATTGTTGGAATCCTAGCAGGTCTAGCCGTTCTAATCGTTCTACTCTCAATTTGTCGAAAATCAATGG gttaa